CACCACTTCTCTTTACACCGTACAGTTGGCGGGAACCAGCGACAAGCTGGATGCATTCCTTAACGCGGTTCGCGAAGTGGCGGAGATTGTGGAAGTCGCGCGTTCGGGGATCGTCGGCGTATCCCGCGGCGATAAAATCATGCGCTAAGGCTATTTTTTCGCTGATTTTTCGTTTAAGAGGCCCGATAATTGCGTCGGGCCTCTTAATTTTTTCCGTCGATATCTTATATATACCCAATAGATTTCGAGATGCAGGAAGGCGGCGACGCAGAGAATCCCTGGGAGCTTACACCAGTAAGTGACCGGGGTGAGCGAGGAAAGCCAACGCACCTGCAACTTGAAAGATGAAGGGTATATACCCAATAGATGACAACGTTCGGACGGGCGGTACTCTGAAATATTAAGCATATATGATAAAAGCGGTTGCTGTTCGAGGTTGTCTGCGGTTAGATCTACGCCATATCCATGATGAGCTTATGGTCATCGCTCTACTTATTTATCCGGCTTACTAAAGGGGTTACCAGTGAAACTGGATGAAATCGCGCGTCTTGCGGGTGTTTCACGCACTACAGCCAGTTATGTGATCAATGGAAAAGCAAAACAGTATCGCGTCAGCGATAAGACCGTTGAAAAAGTCATGGCCGTGGTCAGAGAGCACAATTATCACCCCAATGCCGTCGCCGCCGGGTTGCGTGCCGGACGCACGCGTTCTATCGGGCTGGTTATTCCCGATTTGGAAAATACCAGCTATACGCGGATAGCCAATTATCTGGAGCGTCAGGCACGGCAACGTGGATATCAATTGTTGATTGCCTGCTCTGAAGATCAGCCTGATAACGAGATGCGCTGTATCGAACACCTGCTGCAACGTCAGGTCGATGCCATCATCGTATCGACGGCGTTACCGCCTGAGCACCCGTTCTATCAGCGTTGGGCGAAGGATAGCTTGCCGATTATCGCGCTGGACCGGGCATTGGATCGCGAACACTTTACCAGTGTGGTGGGCGCCGATCTTGAAGATGCTGAAATGCTGGCGCGGGAGCTGAGAAAAATTCCGGCCGAATCCGTTCTTTATCTGGGCGCCTTACCCGAGCTTTCCGTCAGTTTCCTGCGTGAACAGGGTTTTCGCCAGGCCTGGGCTGACGATCCCCGCGAAGTGCAATACCTGTATGCCAACAGTTATGAACGCGGAGTGGCGTCGGCGGTATTTGCCGAATACCTTAAAGATCATCCGATGCCCAAGGCGCTATTCACCACCGCTTTCCCGCTGTTGCAAGGCGTGATGGATGTGACGTTGAAAATGAGCGGACGCTTGCCGAATAATCTGGCGATTGCCACCTTTGGCGATAATGAACTGCTGGATTTTCTGGAGTGTCCCGTTTTGTCTGTCGCCCAGCGTCACCGTGAAGTGGCCGAGCGCGTGCTGGAACTGGTATTGGCGAGTCTGGACGAGCCGAAAAAGCCGAAACCGGGGCTTAACCGTATCCGCCGTAACCTCTATCGCCGGGGTTCGCTAAGCCGACGTTAACTCTGCCTTTTATTGCGCCATATGACGGGAAAGTATGGCGCCTGCTTGCAATGGATCGCGACATTCATAAATCAGCAAATCAGTATGTCAGAAATTAATCAGGCCAGCTT
This window of the Brenneria goodwinii genome carries:
- the cra gene encoding catabolite repressor/activator, translated to MKLDEIARLAGVSRTTASYVINGKAKQYRVSDKTVEKVMAVVREHNYHPNAVAAGLRAGRTRSIGLVIPDLENTSYTRIANYLERQARQRGYQLLIACSEDQPDNEMRCIEHLLQRQVDAIIVSTALPPEHPFYQRWAKDSLPIIALDRALDREHFTSVVGADLEDAEMLARELRKIPAESVLYLGALPELSVSFLREQGFRQAWADDPREVQYLYANSYERGVASAVFAEYLKDHPMPKALFTTAFPLLQGVMDVTLKMSGRLPNNLAIATFGDNELLDFLECPVLSVAQRHREVAERVLELVLASLDEPKKPKPGLNRIRRNLYRRGSLSRR